The nucleotide window CTTCTGATTCCTGGAGTTCTTCAATTACATGTGCGTAAGTAGACAACGTGATATTTGTATCTGCGTGACCAGCCCGTTGAGAAACATATAAAATATTCACGCCTTTATACAACAAAATAGAAATATGCGTGTGACGTAACCCGTGAACGTTAACTGGATCCACACCAATTCGTTCTAAACTCTCTTTTAAGACACGATTAGCTCGTTCGTTACTGAAAGTACCGGAAGAGGAATGAGGGTTAAAAAAGACCAATCCTTGTATGTTTGAGGGTACCTTCTTGAAATAGTCTTTAAATAAATCCATAGTCCAGGTATCCATTTCAATTTTGCGTTCCGAATGCTCCGTCTTAAGTGGTCCTAAACCAGTCCCTTTTTTATAGTCCATCGCCCGTTCTACATTTATTGTGTTGCTTCTAAAATTAAAATCCGTTCGTTTTAGACCTAGCAGTTCACTGTACCTCATTCCAGAC belongs to Mangrovibacillus cuniculi and includes:
- a CDS encoding site-specific integrase, which produces MKEKSTAEKHLSYNETKKLLKELVEHIDRSPLYLLLILAVQSGMRYSELLGLKRTDFNFRSNTINVERAMDYKKGTGLGPLKTEHSERKIEMDTWTMDLFKDYFKKVPSNIQGLVFFNPHSSSGTFSNERANRVLKESLERIGVDPVNVHGLRHTHISILLYKGVNILYVSQRAGHADTNITLSTYAHVIEELQESEVQRTKDILLKIVH